The genome window ATATCTTCGGCGCTCACATCGAATGTATCCGCAACGGATTCAAAGGTATCGCCGTCCTTCCATTCATAATACAAACCATCCACAGGCGGGATGGTCAATTCCATGCCGGGCTTGAGGTTATGCGGATTATCCTCCAACTGGGTATTGACATACAAAATGGATTCGGTTTTGAGTTTGAACTCATCCGCGATCCTCAGCATGGCGTCGCCGCGCGAGACGCGATAAATAATGGATTCATATCGTGGTCGTTCAGGGATGTTCGTTTTCAACTGCAGTTCGCGCAGGATGGACGAAAGACCGTCTCCCTCCAGGCCGGCCAGGGGGATACCCGCCTGAGGCTGACCGGCGACTGATTCGCTGGTCGGCTCCATCACGACAGGTGCCTGGGCCGGCGGAAGTGTGCTTTTATAGTACAGTGTCGACCCCAGCAAACCGACGACCAGGATGATGGTTAAAACCCAACTGAGGACCGAAAAACGATCCGCCCTGATTTTCGTGCGCGAAGAGGTGGGCGGTTCATTGACTGCCGGGACTTCCTTTGGCTTGCGCTTGAACTTTTGAGCAAGGAAGGAAAAGATGGATCGAATTTTTTCCGGTACGTATTTCATTCTATTATGCAGGCAAACCTGCCGTTATGCATCCTTGGTGAGATTCTCAAGAAATTCCATGTTGTTTTTGGCGCGCTCCATGCGGGTGATGATGGCTTCGGTCGCCACGGAATTGTCCATGCCGGCACCCTGCGGAGGCGACGAGATCATCTGGATGAACATACGGCGCATGAGCCAGACTCGCTGCAACAGGTCGGGACCAAGAAGCAGGTCTTCGCGGCGCGTGGACGAGCGTTCGATGTCCACGGCGGGGAAGATGCGGCGTTCCTGTAATTTACGGGAGAGAATTAACTCCATGTTGCCGGTGCCTTTGAATTCTTCGTACACCACGTCGTCGAGGCGCGAGCCGGTATCCACGAGACAGGTGGCGATGATGGTCAGCGAGCCGCCATCCTCGACGTTGCGCGCCGCACCAAAGAAGCGCTTGGGCGGGTACAACGCGGAGGGATCCATACCGCCGGAGAGTGTGCGCCCTGAGGGGTTGACG of Anaerolineales bacterium contains these proteins:
- a CDS encoding peptidoglycan DD-metalloendopeptidase family protein; this translates as MKYVPEKIRSIFSFLAQKFKRKPKEVPAVNEPPTSSRTKIRADRFSVLSWVLTIILVVGLLGSTLYYKSTLPPAQAPVVMEPTSESVAGQPQAGIPLAGLEGDGLSSILRELQLKTNIPERPRYESIIYRVSRGDAMLRIADEFKLKTESILYVNTQLEDNPHNLKPGMELTIPPVDGLYYEWKDGDTFESVADTFDVSAEDIMDFPGNDIDLTDPKVEPGTLVMIPGGSRELRNWAADLPTTGRGAGTGTSEVGGNACGGGPVASGFGWPADAHSISGNGYGPGHLGIDITADVGANVYAAGTGIVTMAQGGWNYGYGNVVQIDHGNGYVTIYAHLSQINVGVCQAVGQGTVIGYAGNTGNSFGAHLHFEIRVGGTNINPYDIVQ